Genomic window (Fundidesulfovibrio magnetotacticus):
ACCGTGACGTAGGCCGCCGGGCGTTGGAACCCGGCCAGGCGCAGGGCCGCGCCCGCCGCCATCCCGCCCAGGGCGCAGAGGATGAAGGGGTCCGTGGCGACGCGCTTGAGCCCGGCGGCCAGCCCGCCCTGGCCCGGCCCGGTGAAGGAGCGCGCCACGGGGAAGCCCACCCCGAAATAGAGCACTTCCTCCAGGAGCTTGTAGGCGGGGACCATGGCGAACCCTTCCTCGCCCAGCAACTGGTGGCACACCAGCGCCCCCACGGCCCCCACGTTGGTGAAGAGGCCGCAGCAGAAGAAGGCCCCCCTCTCGCGGCGCGCAAGGCCCATGGCCTTTCCGGCCGCGAGGGCCAGCGCGCCGCCGCTGACGAAGGCGAAGACGCCCACGGCGGGCAGGCTCCAGATGCCACTCACCGAGAGGTCCAGGTTCCAGAAGGCCCCGCAGTAGGTGACGGGCAGCAGGAAGAACAGCGCGATCTTCTGCAGCAGGAGCCGCAGCCTGGGCAGGTCCGGGGGGTTGCGCCACCTCCCGGAATCCGCAAGCTGCTTCATCCCCCAGCCCGAGAGCAGGCCCGTGGCGATGACCAGCAGGGCTGTGACCACACGTTCCATGATCTTTCAAGAATCCCCGAGACGGGCCGGGGTGTCAAGGTCGGGGGGGAGGCCGGGGGGTCTCCGCCCCCCGGCCCGTGCGGATCAGAAGCTGAAGACCTTGGCTTCGTCGGCCATGTCGATGAGCACCGCGGCGGTGCTGATCTCGAACCCAGCGGGCAGGTCGTCTTCGTGGATCAGGCGGACGTCCGCGCAGGGCTTGCACACCAGGAAGCGCACGTTTTTTGCCCTGAGTTCCTTGATCTGGTCGATGAGGGCGTCCCCGGTGGGGATGCGCACCTTTTCGGCCATGCCCAGGTTGGTCCAGTAGACGGCCTCGTCCAGCAGGAACACCGTCACCTCGTGTCCCTTATTGGCCGCCACCTTGGCCAGGAAGAAGGCGCGCACGGAGCGGGTGACGTCTTCCGGCCCACGCGACAACACGAAAAGAAATTTGCTCATGTCGGCTCCTTGATGCATTGATTCTGCCTTCAGCATACAGGACCGTCCGGCCTTGAGGCAACTCCCGGCCATGGACTCGCCCGGCGTCTGGCGCTAGAAGTCCATGGACGGCCGGGCCGCCCCGCGCCGCAGCGCCGAGCACCCCAAGCGCAGGAGCCCCCTTGGACAAGCGCCGCGTTCTGTCCCTGACCGCCGTGGTCTGCCTCACCCTGGCCGCAACCCTGGCCGGGACGGGCTTGGGCCTGCTGGGCAACCTGGACCGCTGGTGCTGGGACGTGCACCACCTGCTCACCGGCAAGCGCCACGAGCCCTCCTCCACGCTCATCGTGGCCCTGGACGCCGAGGCCCTGGCGGCCTTCCCGGACACACCCCTGGCCTTCTTCGGCCCCCACTACGCCCTGGCCATCGAGCGCCTGCGCGAGGCCGGGGCCGCCTGCACGGCCCTGGACGTGCACCTGGGCATCACCCCCGAGCAGTGGCTGCGCACCCTGGGGACGGATCAAGTCCCCGACGCCCTGCTCGACTACGACCAGACCTTCGACCAGGCCCTGGCCGGAGGCCGCGTGCTCCTGGCCGTGCGGCCCGTGCGCGGCCGGGGCGAACTTCCCGTGCCCTTCCCGGCAAGGGAATACATGGACGCTCTGCCCGGCAAGCTCGCGAGCCTGGGCCTCACCAACCTTCTGCGAGACCCCGACAACGCCGTGCGCCGCATGGTGGCCGCCCACGAGGGCCTGCGCGCCGCACCGGAGGGCCAGCCCCTCCCCCCGGGCTGGGAAACCCCGCACCCGTGGTGGACCCTGGCCGCCCTGGCCGTGCGCACCGCCGGGAACCACGAGAACCTCCCGGCGCTCCGGGCCCCGAACTGGAGCGAGCCCGCGCCCGTGGCCTGGTGCGGTCCGCCGGGGACCGTGCCCCGGCTCTCCCTGGCGGCGCTCACCCGTCCCCGGGGGCTCACCCCGGAGGAGAAACGCCTCGTTGCCGGACGCATCGCCTTCGTGGGCGCCGAGTTCGAGGGCGCGGGCGACCGCCTGCCCACCCCCTACTCCCGGAACTTCCTCTGGCTGGGCCACCGCGACATGACCGGCGCGGAAATCCACGCCAACATCGCCGAGACCATCCTGCATCCCGGCCGCATGGCCTTCGTGCCCCTGTGGGCGGCCGGGCTTTGTTGGCTGCCCTTCCTGACGGCCGGGGCCATGGCCTGCGACAGGGCGGGGGCGCTGGGGCGCAAGGGGGTTCGCGCCGGGCTGGTCGTCGCGGCGTGGGGTCTGGGCTTCGCACTCTTCCTGTGCGGCTGGCTCTTTCCCGTGGCGGGGCTTGTCACGGGGCTCGGGATGGTGTTCACCAGCGTGAGCGGCATGCGCATGACGCGCGCCGAACGCGCCGCCGCGTCAACGTCCGCCAAAGGGAAAGGAGGCAGGACATCATGAAGGCATCGCGCCGCATCGCGCTCCTGGCGCTGGCGGGGCTCCTGACGCTCCTGCCGGGGACGGCCATGGCCCAGACGGTCTGCATGGTCTCGGCCCTGGAGGGACAGGCCGCCCTGACCCGTCAGCCCGGCAAGCGCCTGGAGATGACCACCTTCCGCAAGCTCCTGCCCGGCGACCGCGTGGAACTGCCCGCCGGGTCGCGGCTGCGCCTGAGCTACCTGGCCCAGAACCGCGCCGAGGAGTGGACCGGGCCGGCCGAGCTGGCCATCGAGACCGCCTCGGCCCGGGAGGCGACGGGGCGCGCCCCTGTGGTCACGAGCCTGGGCCTGGACGCCGGGGCCATCAAGGATTCGCCGGTGCTCTCCACCCAGGGCGAGCTGGTGGCCGGGCAGCTGACCGTGCGCGGCGCGGCGGCCCCCGCGCCCCAGGACGCCCCCCTGGACCGCGCGGGCAAGGAGGAACTGCGCAAGGCCCAGGCTGAGCGGCAGCGTCTGGCGAAAGCCCTGCCGCCGGGCGACGCCGCCCCCCAGATGGTCTACCTGGCGGCCCTGGAGCGCCTTGGCCAGCGCGCGGCCATGGCCGCGCTCCTGGAGGACCTCCTGGCCCAGAACGGCCCCAACCCCGCTCTGGAGAGTCTGCTGGCCGGGCTCCACGCCCCCGCGCCCTGAGGCGGTCCGTGTCCGCGCTCAACGAAGGCATGGTGCGCACGGCCCGGCTCTCGGGTCCGCCTCTGGAGGGTTTCGCCCTTTACGGATTCCTCTACGTCTGGAACGAAGCGGACATCATCGAGGCCTCGGTGCGCAACCTCTTCCTCCAGGGCTGCGACCGCGTGTTCCTGGTGGACCACGCCAGCGACGACGCCACTGCGGCCCTCGCCCAGGCCCAGGGGGCACAGCTCTTCAGCACCCACGCCGAGCGCTTCTTCGAGGAGAGCGCCAAGGTGCTCCTGGCCAACCGCTGCATGGCCGAGGTGAGCGCGCGAAGCGGCCTGGAGCACGTCTGGTGGCTCTTCACGGACGCCGACGAATTCCCCCACGGCCCGGGCGGCAGGACGGTGCGCGGCTACCTGGAAGAGCTGCCGGGGAACTACCGGGTGGTGGGCTCCCGCGTGCTGGAGCACGCCCCGGACGCCGGGGCCTTCGCACCCGGGACCAACCCCGTGGCCCGCTACCCCCGCGCCCGGCCCGACCCCGTGGCCCACTGCCCCGCCGGGCACCTGAAACACCAGCTCCTGCGCTTCGACCGGGACGCCCCGCCCCTCTACACGGGGCCCGGCTACCACATCTTCGCCAGCGACGCCTGCCCGCTCCCGGAGCCGGAGAGTTCCCTGGTGGTGCACCACTTCCCGCACCGCGCCCCGGCGGTCACGGCGGCGCGGCTCAAGCGCATCCTGGAGGAGAACCGGCTCAAGCGCATGCTGCGCGACTGGAACGATCCGGCGAAAGCGGGAAAAGGGGCTGCGGGCGAGACCGGGCGCATCGAGAAGGACCTGCACCACTGGCACGCCCGCCTGCGCGACCTCAAGAAGACCTACCGCCTCCACGAGACCCTGCCCCTCTGGACCGAACTCGTCCCGCCGGAGGACGCCGTGATGGCTGGCTGGGAAGAGCCGCAAGACTCAAGACGAGTGCCGCGACCGTGAAAAACATGAACATTTCATCACGACGTCAATCAATGATTCTGGTTGTTTGCCCCGACAATCCGTACGACTGGATTTTGAGGGCGCAACCCTAGCCGCCCTGCTCCCGGGTCTGCTGGCGGGGGTTCATGCCGTCCCGGTCCAGTCCCCGGCCCGCGTCGTAGACCCCCACCACGTCCTCCAGCAGGCGCACCGAGCGCGCCCGGCGGTGGTAGCGCCGGATGTTCAGGAAGTCCGACTCGTAGCCCCCCTCCCCCCCCCAGCCCCGGCAGCGCACCGCCACCAGCTCGCGCGAGATGCACAGGCACAGGGGGTCCACGTTGCCTTGGCGCACCACATCCTGCGCGTTCCCCCGCACGGGAATCACCGGCCCGGGAAAGGTCCGGGTCACGTCCACGCGGGCGATGACCATCTCCGCGTCCAGGTGCGGGAGGAAGCTCTCCAGGGCGTTTTCCAGGTAGGCGTTGTCGTCGTCCAGGAACATCAGGTGCGAGCCCCGGGCCTGCCTGATGAGCGCTTCCCGGATGGCGTTGCCGAAGTTGCCGGACCTGGGGAAGTCCACGAAGCGGGCCGGAGTGGACGTGGCGGGCCGCCGACCCTTCACGCCGTCGAAGCCCACCAGCCACTCCACCTGCCCGGGCAGGGCCAGGCCCAGGGCCTGGGCGCGGGCCACGGCGGCGTCCAGGCTGGCGGCGGCCTGAGCCAGGGCCTCGGGCCGGTCTCCCCGGCTGGGGGTGATCACGCTCACGAGCACGGCGGGGGGCTGGGTCATGGTTCGTCCATGGGGCTTGTCCCCGACGGCGGGGGGGGATGCAGGAGCTTGCCGGGCTTCGCCGCGTCGCCCGGGGTACGGCGGATTCCGCCGGGCTTTACCGGAGCGGTCTCATGCGAGGGCGAGAGGCTCACCACTTCTTGTAGGGGGCGGTCCAGCGCACCACGCGGAACCCCTCGGGGGTGTAGCGCACCTCGGCCTCGCCCGCCGCGCCCGGCCCGGCGATGGAGGCGATGAGCCGCCCCTTGTCGTCCACCTTGAGCCCGTAGAGGTAGCGGAAGGGCTCGAAATTGGGGTCCTTCGGGTAGTCCGTGGCGCGCAGGAAGTCCGGCTCCGCCTTGGAGCCGAAGAAGCCCTTGTTGACGAGCACGTGGTCGAAGCCGCTCCCGTTGAAGCGGAACGCCTCCACGGGGGTGGGGCTCACGTCGCTGCGCGGGTGGAGCAGGATCATCTCCTTGCGGCCGTCGCCGTCCAGGTCGAAGAAGGTTTCGGGCAGATATTCTCCGGCGTTGCAGCTGCAGAAGATGAAGTACGAGAGGCCCTCGCGCGGCCCGGCGAAGAGCGTCTTGCCCTCGGGCGAGAGCACGTCCAGGAAGTAGTTGGAACAGCCGTTGCCGGATTCGCAGGTCAGGCGCAGGGTTTCGGGCCTGCCGTCGCCGTCGAGGTCCACCTTAAGGAGCTTCACGCGTTCGTCGGGGCCGCAGCCGATGAGCCCTTCGTAGTTCCCGGCCGCGCTCTTGCCGGTGACGAACGTCTCGTAGGGGGCCAGGCACTTGGCGTTCACCCAGCCCTCCTTGCCATCGCGGGTGCGCACGCGCGCCCAGCGTCCATCCAGGGAGAGCAGGCGCACCATGTCCCCGGCGTCGAGCTTCCCGATCACCGGGGCCTTGGCGTAGTCCGCTCCGCCCCACTGGCGCAGGTTGTTGTCGTTGTCCACAACGAAGCGGGCCTCGGCCTTGGGGTACTCGGGGACGGAACAGAAATCCTGGGCGAGGGCTGCGGGGGCCTGGGGAAGGCTCAGACAGAGCGCGAGAAGAACGGCCAGGGCGGGCGCACGCATGGTTGCCTCCGGAGGTCGTTGTTGAGGCTCAGTACTTCCGAAGCAGAGCCACCAGATCGTCCACGCCGCGCACGATGGTCTCGCAGCTTGCATGGATCATGGAATTGACCACGGCCCCGGGCACGTCGCCCACGTTGCGCGAGTCGGTGCGCACGCCGAGCACCGTGATGCAGCGCGCGTGGGCGAAACCGATCTCCCAGGCCGTGCCGTCGTCCACCTGCGTGCCGTCCAGCAGGGCCACCACCAGGGAGCAGGCTGCCAGGGCGTCGCGGCAATGGGTCATCACCTGGCGCGGGGCGTCCTGGCCCCAGGCCTCGATGGCCTCCTGCGTGAAGAGTTCGAAGGGCCAGATGACGGCGTGCCCGGTCTCGGTTTCGATGCGGGCCTTCACGGCGCGATGCCAGGCCTGCCGGGGGCCGCAGAAGAGGGGACCGGCGAGATAGATGGTTGCCATGCCCACCGTGTGCCAGCAGGCGGCCGCGAAGACAAGCCCGATCGATTCCCTGGCGCGTCTCGGCTGCCAGTGTTGCGTTCTCAAAGTCCGTCCATACGGACTGCAAAGACAATCAATTGAAATAATTTACTTTAACCCTGAAAACATCCTCGT
Coding sequences:
- a CDS encoding glycosyl transferase, producing MTQPPAVLVSVITPSRGDRPEALAQAAASLDAAVARAQALGLALPGQVEWLVGFDGVKGRRPATSTPARFVDFPRSGNFGNAIREALIRQARGSHLMFLDDDNAYLENALESFLPHLDAEMVIARVDVTRTFPGPVIPVRGNAQDVVRQGNVDPLCLCISRELVAVRCRGWGGEGGYESDFLNIRRYHRRARSVRLLEDVVGVYDAGRGLDRDGMNPRQQTREQGG
- a CDS encoding nucleoside 2-deoxyribosyltransferase, whose amino-acid sequence is MATIYLAGPLFCGPRQAWHRAVKARIETETGHAVIWPFELFTQEAIEAWGQDAPRQVMTHCRDALAACSLVVALLDGTQVDDGTAWEIGFAHARCITVLGVRTDSRNVGDVPGAVVNSMIHASCETIVRGVDDLVALLRKY
- a CDS encoding CHASE2 domain-containing protein, with product MDKRRVLSLTAVVCLTLAATLAGTGLGLLGNLDRWCWDVHHLLTGKRHEPSSTLIVALDAEALAAFPDTPLAFFGPHYALAIERLREAGAACTALDVHLGITPEQWLRTLGTDQVPDALLDYDQTFDQALAGGRVLLAVRPVRGRGELPVPFPAREYMDALPGKLASLGLTNLLRDPDNAVRRMVAAHEGLRAAPEGQPLPPGWETPHPWWTLAALAVRTAGNHENLPALRAPNWSEPAPVAWCGPPGTVPRLSLAALTRPRGLTPEEKRLVAGRIAFVGAEFEGAGDRLPTPYSRNFLWLGHRDMTGAEIHANIAETILHPGRMAFVPLWAAGLCWLPFLTAGAMACDRAGALGRKGVRAGLVVAAWGLGFALFLCGWLFPVAGLVTGLGMVFTSVSGMRMTRAERAAASTSAKGKGGRTS
- a CDS encoding DsrE family protein, encoding MSKFLFVLSRGPEDVTRSVRAFFLAKVAANKGHEVTVFLLDEAVYWTNLGMAEKVRIPTGDALIDQIKELRAKNVRFLVCKPCADVRLIHEDDLPAGFEISTAAVLIDMADEAKVFSF
- a CDS encoding SH3 domain-containing protein, producing MRAPALAVLLALCLSLPQAPAALAQDFCSVPEYPKAEARFVVDNDNNLRQWGGADYAKAPVIGKLDAGDMVRLLSLDGRWARVRTRDGKEGWVNAKCLAPYETFVTGKSAAGNYEGLIGCGPDERVKLLKVDLDGDGRPETLRLTCESGNGCSNYFLDVLSPEGKTLFAGPREGLSYFIFCSCNAGEYLPETFFDLDGDGRKEMILLHPRSDVSPTPVEAFRFNGSGFDHVLVNKGFFGSKAEPDFLRATDYPKDPNFEPFRYLYGLKVDDKGRLIASIAGPGAAGEAEVRYTPEGFRVVRWTAPYKKW
- a CDS encoding AEC family transporter, producing the protein MERVVTALLVIATGLLSGWGMKQLADSGRWRNPPDLPRLRLLLQKIALFFLLPVTYCGAFWNLDLSVSGIWSLPAVGVFAFVSGGALALAAGKAMGLARRERGAFFCCGLFTNVGAVGALVCHQLLGEEGFAMVPAYKLLEEVLYFGVGFPVARSFTGPGQGGLAAGLKRVATDPFILCALGGMAAGAALRLAGFQRPAAYVTVNAVLVPLASFCMLVAIGLALRVKRLAAYPGPCAATLAIRFLAVPVLATTAAWLLGYGRILGGVPLKVVMILSCMPVAFLALIPPSLYDLDVDLTNACWFASILFTGVSIPLLALAVRAF
- a CDS encoding glycosyltransferase family 2 protein — translated: MSALNEGMVRTARLSGPPLEGFALYGFLYVWNEADIIEASVRNLFLQGCDRVFLVDHASDDATAALAQAQGAQLFSTHAERFFEESAKVLLANRCMAEVSARSGLEHVWWLFTDADEFPHGPGGRTVRGYLEELPGNYRVVGSRVLEHAPDAGAFAPGTNPVARYPRARPDPVAHCPAGHLKHQLLRFDRDAPPLYTGPGYHIFASDACPLPEPESSLVVHHFPHRAPAVTAARLKRILEENRLKRMLRDWNDPAKAGKGAAGETGRIEKDLHHWHARLRDLKKTYRLHETLPLWTELVPPEDAVMAGWEEPQDSRRVPRP